The following are encoded together in the Methylorubrum sp. B1-46 genome:
- a CDS encoding urease subunit beta yields MSPAQKKAPVGGIVFGSGEIEINAGYPTTTLKVRNTGDRPIQVGSHYHFFEVNAALEFDRAQAFGKRLNIPATTALRFEPGDEKEISLVPYQGKQRVLGFNGLVDGWVGDESYDDYRPRLADALDRVNRYGFKNKP; encoded by the coding sequence ATGAGTCCTGCTCAGAAGAAGGCGCCCGTTGGCGGCATCGTCTTCGGCTCCGGCGAGATCGAGATCAATGCCGGCTACCCGACGACGACGCTCAAGGTCCGCAATACGGGTGACCGTCCGATTCAGGTCGGGTCGCACTATCATTTCTTCGAGGTGAACGCCGCGCTCGAGTTCGATCGCGCGCAGGCCTTCGGCAAGCGGCTCAACATTCCGGCCACCACCGCGCTGCGGTTCGAGCCGGGGGACGAGAAGGAGATTTCGCTGGTGCCCTATCAGGGCAAGCAGCGGGTGCTCGGCTTCAACGGCCTCGTCGACGGCTGGGTCGGCGACGAGAGCTACGACGATTACCGCCCGCGCTTGGCCGACGCGCTCGATCGCGTGAACCGCTACGGGTTCAAGAACAAGCCTTAA
- a CDS encoding chemotaxis protein CheB, translated as MSNRDIIVIGGSSGATVPLKAILGALPQDLPAAVFIVLHIPARSLGLLATVTSAVAHLPVHPAADGMAIRPGNVYLGVPDHHLILDEGRIKLGRGPRENMARPSIDPLFRSAAAAYGPRVIGVLLSGLLNDGASGLEAIQRCGGVTLVQDPAEAVADEMPRSALSIMEVDLTLSAARIGDVLSDLVRDAPGPRRSVPPEIRLEVDIAAGERIDSDVLRRIADPSAMSCPHCGGVLSEVRDGRPLRFRCQVGHAYTAEAVAKQQEGSIDEALRVALRIIEERAELVRRMAGDGRKAGRPAVSAMYEERAAEYRRYADVIRRAVLQTLPSPEPTDDEGGQEA; from the coding sequence TTGAGCAATCGCGATATCATCGTCATCGGCGGCTCGTCCGGTGCCACGGTTCCGCTGAAGGCCATCCTCGGCGCCCTGCCGCAGGATCTGCCGGCGGCGGTCTTCATCGTGCTGCACATCCCCGCGCGCAGCCTCGGCCTGCTCGCGACCGTCACCTCGGCGGTCGCCCACCTTCCGGTCCACCCGGCCGCCGACGGCATGGCGATCCGGCCGGGCAACGTCTATCTCGGCGTTCCCGATCATCACCTCATCCTCGACGAGGGTCGGATCAAGCTCGGGCGCGGCCCCCGCGAGAACATGGCCCGGCCCTCGATCGATCCGCTGTTCCGCTCGGCGGCCGCGGCCTACGGCCCGCGGGTGATCGGGGTGCTTCTGAGCGGGCTGCTCAACGACGGCGCCTCCGGTCTCGAAGCGATCCAGCGCTGCGGCGGCGTCACGCTGGTGCAGGATCCGGCCGAGGCGGTCGCCGACGAGATGCCGCGCAGCGCCCTCTCGATCATGGAGGTCGATCTCACCCTGTCCGCGGCCCGCATCGGCGACGTCCTCTCGGACCTCGTGCGCGACGCCCCCGGCCCGCGCCGGTCCGTCCCGCCCGAGATCCGGCTCGAGGTCGACATCGCCGCGGGGGAGCGGATCGACAGCGACGTCCTGCGCCGTATCGCCGACCCCTCCGCGATGTCCTGCCCGCATTGCGGCGGCGTCCTCTCGGAGGTGCGGGACGGCAGGCCGCTGCGCTTCCGCTGCCAGGTCGGCCATGCCTACACCGCCGAGGCCGTGGCCAAGCAGCAGGAGGGGTCCATCGACGAGGCCCTGCGCGTGGCCCTGCGCATCATCGAGGAGCGGGCCGAGCTCGTCCGGCGCATGGCCGGCGACGGGCGCAAGGCCGGGCGCCCGGCCGTCAGCGCGATGTACGAGGAGCGCGCCGCCGAGTACCGCCGCTACGCCGACGTGATCCGGCGGGCCGTCCTCCAAACCCTGCCGTCACCGGAGCCGACGGACGACGAGGGCGGACAGGAGGCGTAG
- the crcB gene encoding fluoride efflux transporter CrcB has protein sequence MGAQAVFVFIGGGFGAITREFLMLLIPQQSGAFPLDIFTANVVASFCLGAAFGLHRLGRVSDEFMLLVGTGFCGGMSTFSSFVFGILSEATAPGQAGLAVLYGLSSLAVGYAAVWLGILSGKRLRRA, from the coding sequence ATGGGCGCGCAGGCCGTCTTCGTCTTCATCGGTGGCGGGTTCGGCGCGATCACCCGCGAATTCCTGATGCTGCTGATCCCTCAGCAGAGCGGCGCCTTTCCGCTCGATATCTTCACCGCCAACGTCGTCGCCTCGTTCTGCCTCGGCGCCGCCTTCGGACTTCACCGCCTCGGCCGGGTCTCGGACGAGTTCATGCTGCTCGTCGGCACGGGCTTCTGCGGCGGGATGTCGACCTTCTCAAGCTTCGTCTTCGGCATCCTGTCCGAGGCCACGGCGCCGGGCCAGGCCGGCCTCGCGGTTCTCTACGGCCTCTCCAGCCTCGCCGTCGGCTACGCCGCGGTTTGGCTCGGGATCCTATCCGGGAAACGTCTGCGCCGCGCCTGA
- a CDS encoding urease subunit gamma — MHFTQRETDKLLIYMLAQVAQRRKDQGLKLNHPETVSLISVAALEGARAGKTVEEVMELAGKTITRDSVMEGVAEMIPYVQVEAVFTDGSRLVTVHSPIK; from the coding sequence ATGCACTTCACTCAGCGCGAAACCGACAAGCTCTTGATCTACATGCTCGCGCAGGTGGCGCAGCGCCGTAAGGACCAGGGTCTCAAGCTCAACCATCCCGAGACCGTTTCGCTGATCTCCGTCGCGGCCCTGGAGGGCGCGCGGGCCGGCAAGACGGTGGAGGAGGTGATGGAACTCGCAGGCAAGACCATCACCCGCGACAGCGTGATGGAGGGGGTCGCGGAGATGATTCCCTACGTCCAGGTCGAGGCGGTGTTCACCGACGGTTCCCGCCTCGTCACCGTCCATTCTCCCATCAAGTAA
- the ureE gene encoding urease accessory protein UreE (involved in the assembly of the urease metallocenter; possible nickel donor) yields the protein MILVEHKLGHLGDPLWQERARHARIDPLVLEQWEAPKSRLRKASESGIELAVSLPRAEHLHDGDVLHYNAARGLIVVARIALKDVLVIELEGLERLAPHEILRACFELGHGLGNQHWPAVIKGSTVYVPLSVDQKVMASVMRTHAFAHVKTRFAPGEEVAAKLDAKEVRLLFAGADATPHHHHGDHAGAHAHDQHEAHHHAHEHDHGHANGHAHTHHHRPGPVA from the coding sequence ATGATCCTCGTCGAACACAAGCTCGGTCATCTCGGCGATCCGCTCTGGCAGGAGCGCGCGCGGCACGCCCGGATCGATCCGCTGGTGCTGGAGCAGTGGGAGGCGCCCAAGAGCCGCCTGCGCAAGGCGAGCGAGAGCGGGATCGAGCTGGCGGTCTCGCTGCCGCGCGCCGAGCACCTGCACGACGGCGACGTGCTCCACTACAACGCGGCGCGCGGCCTCATCGTCGTCGCCCGGATCGCCCTCAAGGACGTGCTGGTGATCGAGCTGGAGGGGCTGGAGCGCCTCGCGCCGCACGAGATCCTGCGCGCCTGCTTCGAACTCGGGCACGGCCTCGGCAACCAGCACTGGCCGGCGGTGATCAAGGGATCGACGGTCTACGTGCCGCTCTCGGTCGATCAGAAGGTGATGGCCTCGGTGATGCGCACCCACGCCTTCGCGCATGTGAAGACCCGTTTCGCTCCGGGCGAGGAGGTGGCGGCCAAGCTCGATGCGAAGGAGGTTCGGCTGCTGTTTGCCGGCGCCGACGCCACCCCGCACCACCATCACGGCGATCACGCCGGGGCGCATGCCCACGATCAGCACGAGGCCCATCACCACGCGCACGAACACGATCACGGGCATGCGAACGGTCATGCGCACACGCATCACCACCGGCCCGGTCCGGTGGCGTGA
- the ureG gene encoding urease accessory protein UreG, whose product MKKITRIGIGGPVGSGKTAVIETITPRLIARGIKPLIITNDVVTTEDAKQVRRTLNGVLIEEKIVGVETGACPHTAVREDPSMNIAAVEELEEKYPDSDVILIESGGDNLTLTFSPALADFYIYVIDVAAGDKIPRKNGAGVCQSDILVINKRDLAPYVGASLDVMARDSKLMRGEKPFLFTNCKTGEGVDDLLQLILDLALFDLTLSDVALSNLAPVDRAPSDRAVDRPLAASA is encoded by the coding sequence ATGAAGAAGATCACCCGTATCGGCATCGGCGGCCCGGTCGGCTCGGGCAAGACCGCGGTCATCGAGACGATCACGCCGCGCCTGATCGCGCGGGGCATCAAGCCGCTGATCATCACCAACGACGTCGTCACGACGGAGGATGCCAAGCAGGTGCGACGCACCCTCAACGGCGTGCTGATCGAGGAGAAGATCGTCGGCGTCGAGACCGGGGCCTGCCCGCATACGGCGGTGCGCGAGGATCCGTCGATGAACATCGCCGCGGTCGAGGAACTCGAAGAGAAGTATCCCGACAGCGACGTGATCCTGATCGAGTCCGGCGGCGACAACCTCACGCTCACCTTCAGCCCGGCGCTCGCCGACTTCTACATCTACGTCATCGACGTCGCGGCGGGCGACAAGATCCCCCGCAAGAACGGCGCCGGGGTCTGCCAGTCGGACATCCTCGTCATCAACAAGCGCGACCTTGCCCCCTATGTCGGCGCGAGCCTCGACGTCATGGCGCGCGATTCCAAGCTCATGCGCGGCGAAAAACCGTTCCTCTTTACCAACTGCAAGACCGGCGAGGGGGTCGACGACCTCCTCCAGCTCATCCTCGACTTGGCACTGTTCGACTTGACCTTGTCCGATGTGGCCTTGTCCAATTTGGCACCCGTCGATCGGGCGCCGTCCGACAGGGCGGTGGACCGCCCGCTCGCGGCGAGCGCCTGA
- a CDS encoding urease subunit alpha encodes MTKLSRRQYADLYGPTTGDRIRLADTDLYIEIEKDLRVYGEEAVYGGGKTLRDGMGYDNELTSAAGAPDLVVTNVTIVDAVLGVIKADLGIKDGLIVGIGKAGNPATMPGVTRGLALGPGTDAISGEHLILTAGGIDAHVHFISPQQAQAALSNGVTTLFGGGIGPSDGTNGTTITPGTWNIEMMLRSFDAWPVNAGVHGKGNGSAPLPIDEQIRAGAMGLKVHEDWGSTPAAIRMALTVADDHDVQVCIHTDTLNEAGFVESTIAAFEGRTIHTYHTEGAGGGHAPDIIRVAGIANVLPSSTNPTMPYGINSQAELFDMVMVCHNLSPKIPTDVAFAESRVRAETIAAENVLHDLGAISILSSDSQAMGRVGENWARTIQTAHVMKARRGAYPGDASGNDNQRVLRFVAKVTINPAITAGVSHVIGSVEVGKMADLVLWEPAFFGAKPKMVIKGGMISWAVMGDPNASLPTPQPVVYRPMFGGMGPAVAKTRVTFTSYAAYEAGIAERYALTSKVMPVYGTRTLTKASMVRNDRLPVIEVNPETFAVTVDGQHATIEPATHLPLAQLHFFS; translated from the coding sequence ATGACCAAACTCTCGCGGCGGCAATATGCGGATCTGTACGGGCCGACGACGGGCGATCGGATCCGGCTCGCGGACACGGATCTCTACATCGAGATCGAGAAGGATCTGCGCGTCTACGGCGAGGAGGCCGTCTATGGCGGCGGCAAGACGCTGCGCGACGGCATGGGCTACGACAACGAGCTGACCAGTGCGGCGGGCGCGCCGGATCTCGTGGTCACCAACGTCACCATCGTCGATGCGGTGCTCGGCGTCATCAAGGCCGATCTCGGCATCAAGGACGGGCTGATCGTCGGGATCGGCAAGGCCGGCAATCCCGCGACGATGCCGGGGGTGACGCGGGGCCTCGCGCTGGGACCGGGCACCGACGCCATTTCCGGCGAGCACCTCATCCTCACCGCGGGCGGCATCGACGCGCATGTCCACTTCATCTCGCCGCAGCAGGCGCAGGCTGCACTCAGCAACGGCGTGACGACGCTGTTCGGCGGCGGCATCGGCCCCTCCGACGGCACCAACGGCACCACGATCACGCCGGGCACCTGGAACATCGAGATGATGCTCCGCTCCTTCGACGCGTGGCCGGTCAATGCGGGCGTGCACGGCAAGGGCAACGGCTCGGCGCCGCTGCCGATCGACGAGCAGATCCGCGCCGGCGCGATGGGCCTGAAGGTCCACGAGGATTGGGGCAGCACGCCGGCGGCGATCCGCATGGCGCTCACCGTCGCCGACGACCACGACGTCCAGGTCTGCATCCACACCGACACCCTGAACGAGGCCGGCTTCGTCGAGAGCACCATCGCCGCCTTCGAGGGGCGCACGATCCACACCTACCACACCGAAGGCGCGGGCGGCGGGCACGCACCGGACATCATCCGGGTGGCGGGCATCGCCAACGTCCTCCCGAGTTCGACCAACCCGACCATGCCCTACGGCATCAATTCCCAGGCCGAACTCTTCGACATGGTGATGGTCTGCCACAACCTCAGCCCGAAGATCCCCACCGACGTCGCCTTCGCCGAGAGCCGCGTGCGGGCCGAGACCATCGCGGCGGAGAACGTCCTCCACGATCTCGGTGCGATCTCGATCCTGTCGAGCGACAGCCAGGCCATGGGCCGCGTCGGCGAGAACTGGGCGCGCACGATCCAGACGGCCCACGTGATGAAGGCGCGGCGCGGCGCCTATCCGGGCGACGCGTCGGGCAACGACAACCAGCGCGTCCTGCGTTTCGTCGCCAAGGTGACGATCAATCCGGCCATCACCGCGGGCGTCTCGCACGTGATCGGCTCGGTCGAGGTCGGCAAGATGGCCGATCTTGTCCTGTGGGAGCCGGCCTTCTTCGGCGCCAAGCCGAAGATGGTGATCAAGGGCGGCATGATCTCCTGGGCGGTGATGGGCGATCCCAACGCCTCGCTGCCGACGCCGCAGCCTGTGGTCTACCGCCCGATGTTCGGTGGCATGGGCCCGGCGGTGGCCAAGACCCGCGTCACCTTCACCTCGTATGCCGCCTACGAGGCCGGCATCGCCGAGCGCTACGCGCTGACCTCCAAGGTGATGCCCGTCTACGGCACGCGCACGCTGACCAAGGCGTCGATGGTGCGCAACGACCGCCTGCCGGTCATCGAGGTCAACCCGGAGACCTTCGCGGTCACCGTCGACGGCCAGCACGCCACGATCGAGCCGGCGACCCACCTTCCCCTCGCCCAGCTTCACTTCTTCAGTTGA
- a CDS encoding CrcB family protein yields MKPIDIMWVCLGGGAGSLLRWWLGGVIDRAIPARFKFGTFLINVTGAFAIAYLSAAFAFGWQHRHGDMMASLVLTGFLGGYTTFSSMQLDTAQMAMEHRHALAALYLVASVGLGLCAAAAGVALARA; encoded by the coding sequence ATGAAACCGATCGACATCATGTGGGTGTGTCTCGGCGGCGGTGCCGGCTCGCTGCTGCGCTGGTGGCTCGGCGGGGTCATCGACCGTGCGATCCCGGCGCGCTTCAAGTTCGGCACGTTTCTCATCAACGTCACGGGGGCCTTCGCCATCGCCTACCTGTCCGCCGCCTTCGCGTTCGGCTGGCAGCATCGCCACGGGGACATGATGGCGTCCCTGGTGCTGACGGGTTTTCTGGGCGGCTACACCACGTTCAGCTCGATGCAGCTCGATACGGCGCAGATGGCAATGGAGCATCGCCACGCGCTCGCCGCCCTCTACCTCGTCGCCTCCGTCGGCCTCGGCCTCTGTGCCGCGGCGGCGGGCGTGGCCCTGGCGCGGGCATAG
- a CDS encoding urease accessory protein UreF, which translates to MRHGEPRARLATHGTAHLARLLQWSDSTLPVGAFAFSNGLESAVQTGIVRDADSLLSFVELVLHQTARVDGVALLHAHRAALTDDDPGLITADQELLCRRVGEEQQLMLTRMGKKFAELALRITPSPMLARWLADIRSEATPGCLPVGQAIALAGLGADESEAFVVHQYGIASMILSAALRLMRIDHFETQRILFTAQGRVQDDYLAVRDLALDEMAAFAPVFDVLVAHHTTVHVRLFMN; encoded by the coding sequence ATGCGGCACGGTGAGCCGAGGGCCCGTCTCGCGACCCACGGCACGGCGCATCTCGCGCGCCTGCTGCAATGGTCGGATTCGACGCTGCCGGTCGGCGCCTTCGCCTTCTCCAACGGGCTCGAATCCGCGGTTCAGACAGGGATCGTCCGCGATGCGGACAGCCTGCTGTCCTTCGTCGAACTCGTCCTGCACCAGACGGCGCGGGTGGACGGCGTCGCGCTGCTGCATGCCCATCGCGCCGCCCTGACGGACGATGATCCCGGCCTCATCACCGCCGACCAGGAGTTGCTCTGCCGCCGCGTCGGCGAAGAGCAGCAGTTGATGCTGACGCGGATGGGCAAGAAGTTCGCCGAACTGGCGCTCAGGATCACCCCGTCACCGATGCTGGCGCGCTGGCTCGCCGACATCCGCTCGGAGGCCACGCCGGGCTGCCTGCCGGTCGGCCAGGCGATCGCGCTCGCCGGTCTCGGCGCCGACGAGAGCGAGGCCTTCGTCGTCCACCAGTACGGCATCGCCTCGATGATCCTGAGCGCGGCGCTGCGGCTGATGCGGATCGATCATTTCGAGACCCAGCGCATCCTGTTCACCGCGCAAGGGCGTGTTCAGGACGACTACCTCGCCGTGCGCGATCTCGCCCTCGATGAGATGGCGGCCTTCGCCCCCGTCTTCGACGTTCTCGTTGCCCATCACACCACGGTCCATGTGCGCCTGTTCATGAACTGA